DNA sequence from the Candidatus Omnitrophota bacterium genome:
CTGCGTAGCCATTATAATGTCCTTTCCTGCCATATGATCCTCCTTTGGAAAGGATCATTATAGCAACTTTGGAACAGGACATTTTTGCTTTGCTAAAAGCGGACATTATTGTATTGCGATTACAGGTTTTTTCTTAACTTCCGCTCTTTCTTACTTGATAGCACGCCCCTCTTAACAGAAAGGGCGGGGTTAACAATTCCGGCGTTAGATTTATCCTTTCTTTGCGTCTATTATAAGTGAGTCCGCCAGAGGCGGGCGAACTTATCCGCCTGCGGCGGATCCGTAAGTTATGTGCTCATTTAAGGAGGTGTGGCGATGTTAGCAAAAGTTTTTAGTTTCGGCCTTTTAGGCATAGAGGCGTATCCTATTGAAATAGAGGTGGATGTATCAAGGGGCCTGCCGGTAATTACGCTGGTAGGCCTTGCGGATACAGCTATCCGGGAAAGCAAGGAAAGGGTGAAATCCGCAATTAAAAATTCGGGTTTCAGCTGGCCCGCAGAACGCATTACCATAAGCCTGGCGCCTTCAGATATCAAAAAAGAAGGCACCTGTTTTGACCTGGCTATAGCCTTAGGCATACTCTCTGCTACGGGACAATTAAACAGCACAAGGCTAAAGGATTATTATATCCTGGGGGAGCTCTCTTTAGATGGCTCTCTGAGGCCGGCAAAGGGCATTCTGCCTGTTAGTATAGCTATAGCTAAATCCGATGATACCAAAAATCTTATTGTTTCCTGCCAGAACGCCAAAGAAGCAGCTATAGTCTCGGGTATCTCTGTCTGGCCGGTAAAAACATTGAAAGAAAGCGTGGAATTTCTAAATAATCCAGAGATGATTAAAACCTTTGAATTGGATGTAGCGCAATTATTTCAAGAAAACGCCGATTACGAAATAGATTTTTCGGAGGTCAAAGGCCAATATCTGGCAAAGAGGGCTTTGGAAGTGGCGGTAGCAGGCGCTCACAATGTGCTTTTTATCGGACCGCCGGGCAGCGGGAAAACTATGTTAGCTAAAAGAATCCCTACTATCCTGCCTGAACTGACCCTTGAGGAAGCCTTAGAGGTCACTAAAATTCATTCAGTAACGGGAACCCTGCCGGTTAAAGACGGTATTATCGCCAGGCGGCCTTTCCGCAGCCCGCACCATACTATCTCCGATGTGGCATTGGTAGGCGGCGGTTCTCTGCCGCAACCGGGCGAGATAAGCCTGGCGCATCAGGGCGTATTATTTTTGGATGAACTACCTGAATTCCACCGTAATGCTTTAGAGGCGCTGCGGCAACCTTTGGAAGAAGGGTCCATACGCGTATCCCGCATGATGAAATCTTTTACCTTCCCCGCTTCTTTTATGTTAGTCTGCGCGATGAACCCCTGTCCGTGCGGATATTATACTCACCCTCAAAAGGCCTGCCGCTGCTCAACAACACAAATAGCCAGTTATATGGGCAAGATTTCCGGGCCTCTCTTGGACAGGATTGACATTCATATTGAAATCCCCGCCGTAAAATATAAAGAGCTGACTGATGTAAGAGATGCCGAGCCATCGCAAACAATTAAGGCCCGGGTAGAAAAAGCGCGGGCAATACAACGGGAAAGATTTTCCGCCGAAGGGCTAAAAGACAAGAGTATTATGTCTAATGCCCGAATGAGCCATAGACAAGTCAGAAAATTCTGTGTCTTAGGAAAAGAGGAGAGTGAACTGCTAAAAATGGCTATGACTGAACTGAATTTTAGCGCCAGGGCATATAATAAGATATTGAAGGTCTCAAGGACAATTGCGGATTTGGGAGGAAGCGAGAATATAAAAACAGACCATATTTCAGAGGCAATACAGTACAGGAGTCTGGATAAGGGCTGGTGAAGATTAATAAAGGGCTTTATCGTTTTCGGGGATAAGCCCCCGGGCTCTCAAAGCCTCATAGATATATTGGGCCGATACCCCTAAGGCACGGGCGTTCTTGTGGCTCTCATCATAGGCATAATTTATGGAAACGGACTGGGGAGTCATGCCTAAACGGTTAAATTCGTCAATGAGGTCAATAAATATGATGTTACCGGAGCCTATGCTTTTTACCAGTTTATGCAATGGCCAATAGGGGTAATTTTCTTTAAAATCCTTTACTGCGATACTGGATGTGGGAAAAATCACTATCACAAGTTTCTGGCCATTCTGCTGAACCATATCAGCCATCTCAAGTATTGCGTTTTTAAGAGGAATGAAATATTTCGGCTGGTGGTAATAGTAATAATTATCCACCTCAGTGCGGATATTTAATCTCTTCCTCTCCCTTATTATGAGTGCCTTTTTGAATCGATAAGTAAAATAACGCACCAGCGCGCTATGGCGCATCAGGAAGGTTTTATTAAAATAATATTCTCCCGGTTCAGGGTCATTTAAGACATAGTTCAGGATAACCAAGTCAGGGTTGTATTTTATGCCCTTGGTTTTAAACATCTCCAATTCCTGAAAAGTGCTGTATCCTTCTACTCCGAAATTAAGGACTTCATAACGCAGGAAATGAAATTTTTTATTAAGTAAATTTTCTAATTGTTTGGGTAAGCTATCATCTTCGGGAAGCATAAAGGAAAAGGTTTCGGAATCGCCCAGCATAATTATACGGAGGGTGCCATCCGGCTTGGCTATAGAATATTCCCGGCCGCGAAAGCCGTCGGAATTTATGGATATGCCGCCGGATTTAGCCCCAGGGATGAGTTCATAACGCAGGTAGGGATTGCTGCTTTTCCTGTAAATCGGGCGTTTCACCCACCCGCCCATCTCCCAGGTAAAACGCATGATAATTTCAGCGCAAAATAAGACAAAGAAAACAGAAACCAAAGAAAGCAGGATATTAGAAATTAAAGACCTCTTCAAAAGAATCTCCTTACCAATACAGAACCTTAAGGCAGGATGACTGTTACTCCTGCGGCCTGCGGGCTTACAATGACTATCCTATCTTTATATTTTAAGAGAATCTGCCATTTTTGTTTTACGGACGGATTCAACCCTAAGAAATCCTCTTCGCTCATATAACAGACTCTCGGCTTTATCAAAAGGTTATTCCCCAATTCATCTTCCATTTTTACCTTATCCTCTATATATTTGACGCGGGATAGTTCCTGCGAATAAAATAAAAGAGAGGCCATATCCTGTTTATAGGCGATAAATTCATATTCGGGCAGCTGTTTTAAGGTCTCATCTATAATAGGGCTGAGGCGAATAATCTCCGCAAAACGCTTGCTGCGGATATTCAATGGAAAACAGAGCATCACGATAGTAGCGATGATTAAAATATATTTGCAACCCTGCGCTATTTTAAGTTTCAGCGGTTCCTTAAAAATCCTCTCGCAGGCCATACCCACTAATAATGAAGTGGCCGGATACATCGACAGAATAAAATAATGCAGCTTCTGCCTGCCGAAGGAGAATGCCAGCGGGAAGATAACCGCCCAGATAATCAAGAGATAAAATTCGCCTCTTTTATCCCGGCGCGCCTCTTTAATTGCCAGGTACCCGCCGTAAAGCGCTAAGGGGAGCAAATAAAAATATTTGCTCGCTATTGCCTTTATATAATAATACCAGGGTACATTGAATGCCGGGGATTTTAAAAGGTGCAAGAAATTCCAATTTAACCAGGGATTAAATAAGGTATTCTCATCAAGCCAAATCCAGGCCATAACAGGCAATATGGCTACGACTAATCCGCAAATAAATAAAGGTTGAAAGAATTCTTTCCAGCGTGAGGTAACAACTAAATATATAAAGACAACCACTAAAGGCGCTAACCCCATGACATCCTTAGCAAATATGGCTAAAGAGGTAAATAAACCAAAAATAAGATAATAGGCGCGGGAACGTTTCTGCGCCAAGACAAAACTTAAGATAGCCAGGGTAATAAATAAACTCACCGGCAAATCCATCCGGCACTGCCGGGAAAGGCGTACGATATGATTAGTAAAAAGAAAACTGAAGCCCGCGAAAAATCCTACCCAATGATTTTTCAGCAACTTGCCAAAATAAAATATTGCCCCTACCAGCGCTATAGCGCTGAGCATGGAAAATAACTTGGCGCTAAAGGTGGAGACCCCGAGGAACTTAAAGAAAAACGCAGTAGCCCAGATACACAGCGGGAAATGATAATAAAAGACTCCCTGGTAGACAGGGTCATACAGCCCCAACCATTTATGCGTACGCAAAATCTCCTTCGCCACTGCCGCATAATTACAGGAATCCACATCCAGCCCACCCGGCACCCAGGCATAAGCAAAAATCAGTATTGCCCCCGCCCAAAGGAGTATCCAGAATAAATAATTATTTTGTATCCTTGCGATTACGGCCTTCATTCCATCCGATAAAGTTTTTAGTATTTTATCTGCGTACCACGTATCTCTTGTTGTGTCGCGTTTTTAAAATCTGTCTGCGTCCAAGTGTCGCCGTCTCCCGCCACATTAGCACAAGTCCAGATATTCCCCTCTTCGGTATCTATGATAATTGCCGGCACCTTGAAATTCCCCTCCTGCCATTCCAATATCCTGGCTACATATCTTTTGTGGGATAAGGCATCCTTATTCCGGGCCAGGTCTGTCTTAAGCCAGATGGGCCTGGCATTCTCCAGGTCCTCACAGACCCAGACTATCCCCTGGAAACTATCTAATATCAAACCCGGGATGCTCGTATTCTGGGTAGAACGGCCTTTCATCATCAACAATGTAAACCTGCCTTCGTTCTCACCTGTGGCGGCATAGTCATCTATTGCTATGTTACTAAGGTTCGTCTGGGCTAATGCAAGACCAGTTGAAAAAATAAAACTAAATAAACAGATAAAAAATATTATCTTTCTCATCTTCACCCTCCCATTTAGATATGTTGTGTCAAAGTATCAATGTATCAGAGTGTCAAAAAACTTTGATACCTTGACACTTTGAAACTGCTTTTATTATTTGCGTTTCTTTTCGGTATGGGAAAACTCCATATATTTTCCCAGCATTAAACGTGTCTGCGCATCTAAGGCAGGGGCAGACCCCAGGATCAAAACGATAAAGGGAACAATGACCCATTCCACAACCATCACTATATTTTTAATCCATTTGACGCCGGCGGGCCTCTTAGGCAGGATCGTGCGGCTTAAGAGAATCCAAATCAAGCTGGTCCCCAAAGTAAAGTTGAGCAATAGCCCGGTAATCCGCGGCAGATTATAACCTATGGGCATCTGATTAAAGAAAGCGCCTCCTAAAAAGATAGGTAGCGGCGTGATGAGCATCATAATAATTGCCCATACCGCCCAGGTAATGTGGCTCTCCAGAAGGTGAAACGACCGCCTTATCTTCTTTACCAAGGGTATATCTTTTTTATTTAAGAATTCGCTGACTAAAAAAGGAAAGTTCTCTACGCCCCAGGCCCATCTCCTCTTCTGCCTGTATTGGATAAGGATAGTCTTAAAGAAGTTGCTGGAATAAGCCACGTCCATAGAAACAGTGATGTATAACGGCACAACGCGGTAATCTCCATTATAAAAAAGGAAGGCCTTCCAATAGACCACAGAATCATCGGAGACCATATTTACCGGCCAGTAATCTATGGCTATCAAGGACTTAAAACTCATGCTGTGGCTGGAAAAAGTAACAAATTTCTCCAGGCGCATACTCTCAATCATCTGGCAGAAGGACGCGCTTATCTCTACTAAACGGGCAAAAGAGGGGGCATGCCAGATATTATTGTTGTAAACCGGAATGGGCTGGTAACTGGCCTGATGCGGCTTGGGAGAAGTCAAAAAATGATAGGTAAGGCATCCGAAATATTGCCTTTCCACGCAGGTATCCGCATCAAAGCAGGAAACAACGACGTTTTCAAAAGGAATGAGATGCCCGGCCAGAAATTCCCTGGCCTTTTTAGCTGCCCAGGTAGCGTTAGCACCCTTGGTGCGGGTCTCCCCGGGGAGGCCGTCAGGATGAAAGGTGGATAAATAACCAAAAAATAAGGATTTAAATTCTGCCTCGAGGGCCTGGGCATGTTCCCTGGAAGGCGCATAGCGCTCTTCAAAAGCAACTACCAGGATTATTTTTTCCTTGGGATAGCGGCATTCCCTGATGGCCTCAAGAGATGGCCTCAAGATATCCAAGCCCTCTTTATACACCGGGAAGATAACCAGATGGTAAATGGCCTGCCAGTCCTTATGCGCGCTTAACTTCTGGCAGTCTGTCAACCAGTCCCTGTTTTTCTCTTGCGATAATTTTTTATAGGCCATAAACAAAAGCGTAGTCAGATAAGCAGTGCGGATAATCCAGTAGAAATCAAAAATAATAATCAGGACCGCGCAAAAGATAGGCTGCCATATGGAGAGCGCAACCATAGAAATAAGTATCCCCCAGGAGATACTCCCCGGAATGATTTCAAGATATCTTTTAATTTTCAGATTTTTACTCATCGGAATTTACTTTTATCAAATCCTCTAAAGGAACGGCCCTGGCGTTTAATTCCAATTTATAGAGATTATCGTAGATATTGCCGTCTGCCGCTGTTTGGCTATCCAGAAAATAAAGCGTATCGCTATGGCCGTCATAAAAACAGGAGGTATCTTTTTTGTTTAAATTTACTAATTTGACCGATACTGCCTGAGGCTGGGCTTCCAACGCCTCCACGCTTATATTGCTGATTAAGACCAGATGATAACTGTCGGAATGCCAGAATACGTCCGCTATCCTGCCATTTTCATAATTTAATATAAAAGGTGCTTTCTGCGTTATTTTATTCTGCGGCTCTAAGTAGGCTATGCCGATTTGCCGGGCATTAAAATATAAAAGCTTTTCCCTGTCAGGAGAGACCTTCCATTTAAAGGGAACCGGAGAGATGACTATAAAATCAGTAATTTTTTCCAAATGCCCGCCCTCTGAGTCTGATTTATAGATGCCTTCCTCTTCTGCGTTAATGAAATAGATTATCTCCCTTTCATCATCTATCCAGAAAGAGGTAAGCCTGTCTTTATTTACCTGCTTGACGTTGGGCCTTAAAGGAAAGAGTATCACTTTTTCTAAGCGCGTTACCGTAGCTGCCCCCACATCAACCTCATTGAACCAGGGATAATGCCTCTCTAGCTCTAAGTCAATATGATATCTGCCGGGTAAAAGTTCAGTGATGGTAGCGGGGGTCCTCGCCCCCAGTAATTTTTTGTTTAAGTAAATACTTGCTCCCGGGGGCTGGGTCTTTAGGACAATTAAGCCCGTCTTGGTAAACTTCAGGGTATGCGGGTTAAATTTATAACCCAGGGCAAAAGAGAGGATAAAGGGCAGCCCCAGAAAAAAAATAGCTACGCTTAGATAAAATAAAAAAGCCCTGATCTTCTGTTCCGAGAGCATAATTTAGTTTATGACTTAATTAAGGCCAGGGTCTCGGCGCGGGTCTTTTCGTTTTCTTTAAACACCCCCCTTACCGCAGAAGTAACCGTCAAGGTCCCCGGCTTTTTCACACCGCGCATAGACATACACATATGCTCTGCTTCAATAACGACCATGCACCCTTGCGGTTTTAACTTTGACATAATAATTTCGGCGATTTGGGTAGTCAGCCGTTCCTGAACCTGGGGGCGTTTTGCTAAAATATCGACCACGCGGGCTAATTTACTCAAACCCGTAACGCGCCCGCCCTTGGGAATATAAGCAATGTGCGCTTTGCCTAAAAAAGGAAGCAGATGGTGTTCACAAACGCTATATAAAGGTATCCCTTTTAATAAAATTATCTCTTCGTGTTTCTGGTCCAAAATAACTTCTAACTCTCTTTGGGGATCCTGCCGCATCCCTGAGAATATCTCTTCGTACATTTCTGCGACGCGTTGCGGGGTATCCTGTAAATCTTTCCTCTTCGGGTCCTCGCCGATTGCCTCTAATATATTCTTGACCGCATTTGCGATTTTTTTCTTATCCATTGCGCCTCCGCTTACTTACCGATGCAAAACTGGCTGAAAATCCTATCCAGCAGGTCTTCCGAAAATCTCCTGCCTAATATGACGTCTAAATATCCCAACGCCTCCTTGATATCCTGGGCAATAAATTCTAAAGATAATTTATTATCCAACGAATCCGCTGCCTCTGCAACAAGTTTCTCCGTTCTCCTTAAGGCCTCAATGTGCCTTAAGTTACTGATTAATACCGATTCCGGTTGCGCTACTTTGCCGTTATAAACTAAACCGGCAATAGCAGATTCAATAAGGGTAATATTTTTACCTTTTTTTGCGGATATGCTGATCGCGCCCGGAAATCTTTTTAAAATCCGGGCTCTTTCAATCTTTTGTTTTAAATCTATCTTATTTATAATAGCGATGGCGGGTTTCTTTTTCAGCTTCTCCATCAGGGCTATATCCTCACGGGCGATTCTTTTGCTGCCATCGAATAAAAGGATGACTAAATCTGCCGAAGCAATATATTTTTTTGAGCGTTGTATGGCTTTTCTTTCTATAAGGTCTTTCGGTTCAATAATTCCGGCGGTATCCACAATCTTAACCGGGATGCCTCTGATATCAATGATTTCTTCGATGGTATCCCGCGTTGTGCCGGCTATGGGCGTAACTATGGCGCGCTCCTGTTTCAAGAGGGCATTTAAAAGCGAAGACTTGCCTACGTTGGGCTTGCCGCAGATTACCGCATTTATGCCTTCGCGTAATACCCTACCCTGCCATGAAGTTTCTAAAACAGTTTTCAGCATTCTCTTTACCGCTCTTAACTTCTGCGCAATATTTCCTAAATCAACGGCCCCGGTTTCTTCGTCGGGAAAGTCAATGTTTGCCTCTATCTGCGAAAGTATATCTAAGAGAGATTCTCTTAAATTATCTACTTCAGCGGATAAGTTTCCTTTCAGTTGCCCTGTCCCTATTCTTAGGGCGCTCTCTGTTTTGGAACGAATAATATCCAGGACCGCCTCGGCCTGCGCCAAATCAATCCTGCCGTTTAAAAATGCGCGTTTGGTAAATTCTCCGGGGCAGGCTATGCGGCAACCTTGCTCTAAAACCAAATCCAAAACTGCGCGCAATGCCACGATGCCGCCGTGGCAGTTTATCTCAACGATATCTTCTTTGGTATAACTTCTGGGTGAACGCATTACGGTCAAAATTACCTCGTCGATAATTTTCGCGCCCCTAATGATCCAACCGTAATGCGTAGTATAAGTTTTAAACGTTGAAGGGGCTTTCTTATCCTTGGAAACAAAAATCCTATCCGCTATAGCCAGCGCCTCTTTGCCGCTTATACGCACTATACCGATGCCCGATTCTCCGGTAGATGTGGCAATTGCGGCTATAGTATCGTTAAGGTCGTATTCTATCATTTCTAAAATCACCTACTACGAATAATGAACCGCAAACTAAGATCAAATCCTCTTTTTGGCTAAGCCTCCTGGCTAATGCCTTTGCCTCTTTCACACCATCAGTCATATGGATTTTTTTGCCGGGAAAATATTGGGCCAAAACCTCAGGTTCACTGGCGCGCGGGTTATCAGCCTTGGTTAAAATAATCTCATCTGCCAGTTCATAAAGTTCGCTGCAGATTCCTTTTATATCCTTATCGCTGGAAATGCCTAAAACAAGGATTAATCTCTTATATTGAAAATTCTCTTTGACTGTTTTTTTTAAGGCCTGCGTGGAGGCGATATTCTGCGCGCCGTCTAAAACTATTAAAGGGTCTGGAGAAATAACCTCGCACCTGCCCGGCCAGAGAGTATTATAAAGGCCGCCTCTTATCGCATCCATGCCCACATCAATATTATAAACCCTTAATGCCTCAATTACGCCTACAGCCACAGCCGCATTGATTAGTTGGTGTTTACCTAAAAGCCTTATTTTTAAATTTGCGTACTCGCCAGATATGCCTTTGACTTTAAAGCGGTAAGCTGTAAGCGGTAAGCTGTAAGCGGTAACTAAAATATCTTTCCCGACTTCAAGTAATCTTGCTCCTAATGTTTTGCATCTATTTCTTATGACGCCAAGGGCCTCGTCTTCCTGCGGCGCACTTATTACTACAGACCTTGACACCTTGACACCTTGACACCTTGACACCTTTATGATTCCCGCTTTCTCCGCCGCAATCTCTTTTAAGGTATTGCCGAGCTTTTGCGTATGCTCATAACTTATGGGAGTGATAGCTGCCACCAAAGGATTGACGACATTAGTAGCGTCCAACCTGCCGCCCAGGCCGGTCTCTAAGACCGTAAAATCAACGCTTTTCTCTTTGAAATAAACAAAGGCTAAAGAAGTGTAAACTTCAAAGAAAGAAAGCGGGCCATATTCACAGCGTTTATTGTAATTTTGAATCGCGGGTTTTAATCTTTCTGTAAGTAAAGTTAAATCCTCTTGAGAAATCATCCCCTCAAAGTCTTCTGTGCCTTGACACTTTGACACTTTGACACTTTGACACTCTAAAATGCGTATTCTTTCTCTAAAGTCCGATAAATGCGGAGAGGTGTATAAGCCTACCCGGTATCCGGCCTGCCTTAATATATAAGCAATGAATGCGCAGGCCGAACCTTTACCTTTGGTGCCTGCTATATGTATGCATTTTAAACTATCCTGTGGATTACCAATTAGGGTTAAGAAATCTTTAACCCGCTCTAATCTCAAAGATTCCTTATAAGGATAAGCGGAGATCTTCTCGTAATCGACAAAAGATTCCAGGTATTGGATGGTTTGGGGGTAGGTCATTTATTAGGTAATAGGTATTTGGTAATAGGTGTTAGGTACAACCTAAAACCTAACACCCAAAACCTAAGACCTAATGTTTGAAGTGCCTGATGCCGGTAGTGACCATAGCGACTTTATATTTATCGCAGGCTTTAATTATCTCCTCGTCGCTGATTGAGCCACCGGGCTGGATTATGGCCTTTACGCCTGCCTTAGCTGCTTCTATGACCGCATCCGCCTTAGGAAAGAACGCGTCTGAAGAAAGGCAGGAATTCCTGCTTAATTTTCCGGATTTGATCTTGGCTATTTTTACCGAGTCCACGCGCGACATCTGGCCCGCTCCCATACCCACTGTCTTTGTCCCCTGGGTTAGAATAATGGCGTTAGATTTAACATGCTTGGCCACTTTCCATCCGAAAACAAGGCTCTCTAATTGCTTCCGGGTAGGTTTTTTCTTGGTGACCACTTTAAGAATATTCATATCCAGGGTCGCTAAATCTTTATCTTGAAGCAGGAGCCCGCCGCTTACGCGTTTCAACTCCGGTTCATTGATAGGCCCGATATCATTCAGTTCTAACAAGCGCAGGTTCTTCTTATCCTTGAATAACTCTGCTACCCCCTCATCAAATCCCGGGGCAATGACACATTCCAGGAACCCGCTCTTAAGGATATCCCGGGCAGTCTTAAGGTCGAGCTTTCTATTTAATGCTACGATACCTCCGAAGGCAGAAAGCGGGTCGCACTTATGGGCAGCAAGATATGCCTTATCCAGCGCCTTATCCTCTGCTACGCCGCAGGGATTATTATGTTTCACAACCACCGCCGCAGGGTTAGCGAATTCCTTAACTAATTCTAAGGCACTGTTTAAGTCCAGGATATTGTTAAAAGATAATTCTTTACCCTGTAATTGCTTTAAATTAATTAAACCGCGCATCTTGCCTTTTTCTTTATAGAAGGCTGCTTTTTGATGCGGGTTTTCTCCGTATCTTAGGTCCTGAATCTTTTCAAAATTTAAACTCAATGCCTGCGGGAACCCCGCCGAATCTGCCTTGGCCTTAAAATAATTCTGCAGATAATTATAGATGGCATTATCATAGCGGCTGGTGAGCGCAAAGACTTCTATAGCTAGTTCACGCATCAGGCCCGCAGATAAAACGCCTTTATTTTCTTTCAGTTCTGCGATAACCTGGCCGTAACGCGCTGGGTTACATACCACTGCCACAGCCTTATGATTCTTGACCGCAGAACGTAACATCGAAGGCCCACCGATATCGATATTTTCAACCGCCTCTTCTATGGTCACATCCGGCTTCTGCGTAGTTTTTTCAAAGGGATAAAGATTGACTACTACCATATCTATAAGTCCGATATTATGCTCTTTGAGGCTCTGCATATGATTAGGGTTATCCCTTACAGCAAGCAGCCCGCCATGAATCTTAGGGTGCAAAGTCTTGACTCTGCCATCGAGCATTTCGGGAAAACCCGTATATTCGGATACTTCTCTTGCCGGTATATTATTTTCGCGCAGCAATTTTGCTGTGCCGCCGGTAGAAAGAATCTCTACCCCCAATTTATTCAGTTCTCTGGCGAAATCCACTAATCCTGCCTTATCTGATACGCTGATGAGCGCGCGCCTTACTTTAACCATGTTAGCCT
Encoded proteins:
- the purH gene encoding bifunctional phosphoribosylaminoimidazolecarboxamide formyltransferase/IMP cyclohydrolase, with the translated sequence MVKVRRALISVSDKAGLVDFARELNKLGVEILSTGGTAKLLRENNIPAREVSEYTGFPEMLDGRVKTLHPKIHGGLLAVRDNPNHMQSLKEHNIGLIDMVVVNLYPFEKTTQKPDVTIEEAVENIDIGGPSMLRSAVKNHKAVAVVCNPARYGQVIAELKENKGVLSAGLMRELAIEVFALTSRYDNAIYNYLQNYFKAKADSAGFPQALSLNFEKIQDLRYGENPHQKAAFYKEKGKMRGLINLKQLQGKELSFNNILDLNSALELVKEFANPAAVVVKHNNPCGVAEDKALDKAYLAAHKCDPLSAFGGIVALNRKLDLKTARDILKSGFLECVIAPGFDEGVAELFKDKKNLRLLELNDIGPINEPELKRVSGGLLLQDKDLATLDMNILKVVTKKKPTRKQLESLVFGWKVAKHVKSNAIILTQGTKTVGMGAGQMSRVDSVKIAKIKSGKLSRNSCLSSDAFFPKADAVIEAAKAGVKAIIQPGGSISDEEIIKACDKYKVAMVTTGIRHFKH